A genomic window from Motacilla alba alba isolate MOTALB_02 chromosome 6, Motacilla_alba_V1.0_pri, whole genome shotgun sequence includes:
- the LOC119702475 gene encoding dual specificity protein phosphatase 13-like isoform X1 translates to MHIDSFFTKLRKTPECMQRSSKMLHTRDSSSLTSSTSYETPPLSDLQQLLWLRGGSDNHVDQVWPNIYLGDAWAARSKTTLQSLNITHILNAADGPYSINTGAKYYADLQIEYYGVEAFDDPSFDLSIFFYDAANFIGKALNSSGGKVFVHCAMGVSRSATLVLAFLMIHENMTLVDALKTVSAHRNICPNLGFLSQLRDLDIKLNEERKGSRASATKGL, encoded by the exons CCTGAGTGCATGCAAAGGAGCAGCAAGATGCTTCACACCAGAGACTCTTCATCTCTGACTAGCAGCACTTCCTACGAAACACCGCCGCTATCAgatctccagcagctcctgtggctcaGAGGAGGCTCTGATAATCATGTGGACCAAGTCTGGCCAAATATCTACCTGGGAGATGC GTGGGCTGCTAGGAGCAAAACTACACTTCAAAGCCTCAACATTACTCATATCCTTAATGCAGCAGATGGACCATATAGCATCAACACGGGAGCCAAATATTATGCAGATCTGCAAATAGAGTACTATGGAGTAGAAGCATTTGATGATCCTTCCTTCGATTTAAGTATCTTCTTCTATGATGCTGCCAATTTCATAGGCAAGGCCTTAAATTCTTCAGGAG GTAAGGTGTTTGTTCATTGTGCCATGGGAGTGAGCCGCTCAGCAACTTTAGTGCTTGCCTTTCTGATGATCCATGAAAACATGACACTTGTGGATGCCCTGAAGACAGTGAGTGCTCACAGAAACATCTGCCCAAATTTGGGGTTCCTCAGCCAGCTCCGGGACTTGGACATTAAACTGAAcgaagagaggaaaggaagcagaGCATCTGCCACCAAAGGCCTGTAA
- the LOC119702475 gene encoding dual specificity protein phosphatase 13-like isoform X2, producing MQRSSKMLHTRDSSSLTSSTSYETPPLSDLQQLLWLRGGSDNHVDQVWPNIYLGDAWAARSKTTLQSLNITHILNAADGPYSINTGAKYYADLQIEYYGVEAFDDPSFDLSIFFYDAANFIGKALNSSGGKVFVHCAMGVSRSATLVLAFLMIHENMTLVDALKTVSAHRNICPNLGFLSQLRDLDIKLNEERKGSRASATKGL from the exons ATGCAAAGGAGCAGCAAGATGCTTCACACCAGAGACTCTTCATCTCTGACTAGCAGCACTTCCTACGAAACACCGCCGCTATCAgatctccagcagctcctgtggctcaGAGGAGGCTCTGATAATCATGTGGACCAAGTCTGGCCAAATATCTACCTGGGAGATGC GTGGGCTGCTAGGAGCAAAACTACACTTCAAAGCCTCAACATTACTCATATCCTTAATGCAGCAGATGGACCATATAGCATCAACACGGGAGCCAAATATTATGCAGATCTGCAAATAGAGTACTATGGAGTAGAAGCATTTGATGATCCTTCCTTCGATTTAAGTATCTTCTTCTATGATGCTGCCAATTTCATAGGCAAGGCCTTAAATTCTTCAGGAG GTAAGGTGTTTGTTCATTGTGCCATGGGAGTGAGCCGCTCAGCAACTTTAGTGCTTGCCTTTCTGATGATCCATGAAAACATGACACTTGTGGATGCCCTGAAGACAGTGAGTGCTCACAGAAACATCTGCCCAAATTTGGGGTTCCTCAGCCAGCTCCGGGACTTGGACATTAAACTGAAcgaagagaggaaaggaagcagaGCATCTGCCACCAAAGGCCTGTAA
- the LOC119702866 gene encoding dual specificity protein phosphatase 13-like — MAWDSLCSQDLRRPRIRSASSWMPDSGSSTGTPSLEELRRLLCTRTHPTGHVDEVWPNLYVGDLYVARDKAQLSRMGISHVVNAAAGRFRINTGPKFYNDLPVDYYGVEAEDNPNFDLSIHFYPVAQYIREALNSPRGKVLVHCAMGISRSATLVLAFLMICEGMSLASAIQTVRSHRGICPNSGFLQQLRDLDLQLGRGTGRGAEAC, encoded by the exons ATGGCCTGGGACTCCTTGTGCAGCCAGGATTTACGGCGGCCTAGGATAAGAAGTGCCTCAAGCTGGATGCCCGAcagtgggagcagcactgggacaccatccctggaggagctgcGGCGCCTGCTCTGCACACGCACACACCCCACAGGGCACGTGGATGAAGTCTGGCCAAACCTTTATGTGGGAGACCT GTACGTCGCTCGCGACAAGGCCCAGCTGAGCCGCATGGGCATCTCCCACGTCGTGAATGCCGCTGCCGGGAGATTCCGCATCAACACTGGGCCCAAGTTCTACAACGACTTGCCTGTGGATTACTACGGAGTAGAAGCAGAGGACAACCCAAACTTTGATCTCAGCATTCATTTCTATCCAGTTGCTCAATACATCAGAGAAGCCCTGAATTCCCCAAGAG GCAAAGTACTGGTTCACTGTGCAATGGGAATCAGTCGGTCTGCAACTCTTGTCCTCGCTTTCTTAATGATCTGCGAAGGTATGTCCCTCGCCAGCGCCATCCAGACTGTGCGCTCCCACAGAGGGATCTGCCCCAACTCCggcttcctccagcagctgcgGGACTTGGACCTCCAGTTAGGAaggggcacaggcagaggagcagaggccTGCTAG